In one Novosphingobium humi genomic region, the following are encoded:
- a CDS encoding N-succinylarginine dihydrolase yields MLEVNFDGLVGPSHNYAGLSLGNIASATHAGAASSPREAALQGLAKMRRMMALGFVQGLLLPHDRPDAGWLRQLGFAGDDMAVCRAAWEAQPALLRNAFSASPMWTANAATVSPGPDTADGLTHISIANLSSMPHRSIEAAQTGRQLRLLFAGLSDVALHDPLPACFGDEGAANHMRLCPRHDEAGVEIFVHGAGPVKGFPARQHAAASQALVRRHRLDPDRAVLARQSDAAIAAGAFHNDVVAVANETVLLTHEQAFAEREALYAQIRARLPEAEIIEVPADRVSLDDAIRSYLFNSQLVTMHDGGMMLLLPEEAREVAHVAGWLEEMLEANGPIRRAEFMPLRESMRNGGGPACLRLRIVLTQAQLAALDQRFLLDPAKCDALAALIAHHWPERIAPEDIGHPDLWRQCQSARAALLDLLGFAPEEL; encoded by the coding sequence ATGCTGGAGGTGAATTTCGACGGGCTGGTCGGCCCCAGCCACAATTATGCGGGGCTATCGCTGGGCAATATCGCCTCGGCCACCCATGCGGGCGCTGCCTCCAGCCCGCGCGAGGCCGCGCTGCAGGGCCTTGCCAAAATGCGGCGGATGATGGCGCTGGGTTTTGTGCAGGGGCTGCTGCTGCCCCATGACCGGCCCGATGCGGGCTGGCTGCGCCAACTGGGCTTTGCGGGCGATGACATGGCCGTCTGCCGTGCGGCTTGGGAGGCCCAGCCTGCTCTCCTGCGCAACGCCTTTTCCGCCTCGCCCATGTGGACCGCCAATGCCGCCACGGTCTCGCCCGGCCCCGATACCGCCGATGGGCTGACGCATATTTCCATCGCCAACCTGTCCTCCATGCCCCATCGCAGCATCGAGGCGGCGCAGACCGGGCGGCAATTGCGCCTGCTGTTTGCGGGCCTGTCCGATGTGGCTTTGCATGATCCCCTGCCCGCCTGTTTCGGCGACGAGGGCGCGGCCAATCATATGCGGCTGTGCCCCCGCCATGACGAGGCCGGGGTGGAAATCTTCGTCCATGGTGCCGGGCCGGTCAAAGGCTTTCCCGCGCGCCAGCACGCCGCCGCCTCGCAGGCGCTGGTCCGGCGCCACAGGCTGGACCCGGACAGGGCCGTTCTGGCCCGCCAGAGCGACGCGGCCATCGCGGCGGGGGCCTTTCACAATGATGTGGTCGCGGTGGCCAATGAAACTGTCCTGCTGACCCACGAACAGGCCTTTGCCGAGCGGGAGGCGCTCTATGCCCAGATCCGCGCACGCCTTCCCGAAGCCGAGATTATAGAAGTGCCCGCCGATCGGGTGTCGCTGGATGATGCGATCCGCTCCTATCTGTTCAACTCGCAACTGGTGACCATGCATGACGGGGGCATGATGCTGCTCCTGCCCGAGGAGGCGCGCGAGGTGGCCCACGTGGCGGGCTGGCTGGAGGAAATGCTGGAGGCCAATGGGCCGATCCGGCGGGCGGAATTCATGCCTCTGCGCGAATCCATGCGCAATGGCGGCGGCCCGGCCTGTCTGCGCCTGCGCATCGTGCTGACGCAGGCGCAACTGGCCGCGCTGGATCAGCGTTTTCTGCTCGACCCGGCCAAATGCGATGCGCTGGCCGCGCTTATCGCCCATCACTGGCCCGAGCGCATCGCACCCGAGGACATCGGCCACCCCGACCTGTGGCGCCAATGCCAAAGCGCCCGCGCGGCCCTGCTCGACCTGCTCGGCTTTGCCCCGGAGGAACTGTGA
- a CDS encoding 4a-hydroxytetrahydrobiopterin dehydratase, producing MMMTEQAILDALIDLPGWSYDAARKAIHRRIILKDFPQALALMVRIGVEAEKRDHHPEWTNVYNRLDIWLTTHDAGGVSRRDMDLAGWINGVI from the coding sequence ATGATGATGACCGAACAAGCCATTCTTGACGCCCTGATAGACCTGCCGGGGTGGAGCTATGACGCGGCGCGCAAGGCGATCCACCGCCGCATCATCCTCAAGGATTTCCCGCAGGCTCTGGCGCTGATGGTGCGGATCGGGGTTGAGGCGGAAAAGCGCGACCACCACCCCGAATGGACCAATGTCTATAACCGGCTCGACATCTGGCTGACCACGCATGATGCGGGCGGGGTTTCCCGCCGCGATATGGATCTGGCCGGGTGGATCAATGGCGTGATCTGA
- a CDS encoding HupE/UreJ family protein, whose product MKSVIHSSPVRRVTPLLAGPIVAMLLSALSSPLMAHGVNENDKAFIEGASGVNIIPYMYLGAKHMVTGYDHLLFLAGVIFFLYRLKDVAAYVTLFAVGHSTTLLLGVMLDIRANPFLIDAIIGLSVVYKAIDNLDGFRTWFGFAPNPKAAVLIFGFFHGFGLATKLQELTLARDGMFANLVSFNIGVEMGQFMALTVILLLMNLWRLSDSFRRSAILANAALMTAGFVLIGYQLTGYFSKGA is encoded by the coding sequence ATGAAAAGCGTGATCCATTCCTCACCGGTGAGACGGGTCACGCCGCTGCTCGCCGGGCCAATTGTTGCAATGTTGCTGTCCGCCCTGTCATCGCCTTTGATGGCGCATGGCGTCAACGAGAATGACAAGGCGTTTATCGAAGGGGCCTCGGGCGTCAACATCATTCCCTATATGTATCTGGGCGCCAAACATATGGTGACCGGCTATGACCATCTGCTGTTTCTGGCCGGGGTGATCTTCTTTCTCTATCGGCTGAAGGATGTGGCGGCCTATGTCACGCTGTTTGCCGTAGGGCACAGCACGACGCTGCTGCTGGGCGTGATGCTGGATATTCGGGCCAATCCTTTCCTGATCGATGCGATCATCGGCTTGTCGGTGGTGTATAAGGCGATCGACAATCTCGATGGTTTCCGCACATGGTTCGGCTTTGCGCCCAATCCCAAGGCGGCGGTGCTGATCTTCGGCTTCTTTCACGGCTTTGGTCTGGCCACAAAGCTGCAGGAGCTGACTCTGGCGCGCGACGGCATGTTCGCCAATCTGGTCAGTTTCAACATCGGCGTGGAAATGGGCCAGTTCATGGCGCTGACCGTCATCCTGCTGCTGATGAACCTCTGGCGTTTGAGCGACAGTTTCCGGCGCAGCGCCATTCTCGCCAATGCCGCGTTGATGACGGCAGGCTTTGTTCTGATCGGTTACCAGTTGACCGGCTATTTCTCAAAAGGGGCCTGA
- a CDS encoding MATE family efflux transporter, which translates to MADERPITRGAIFAQAWPIILGQALVPLVSVVDVAVIGRLSDGRNLGGVALGTTILNLVFWSFGFLRMGVTGITAQAKGAREDGEVCATILRSLALGLGLGAMLLALSPVIVPVGLHLMAAPAGVEGAARDFLTMRFWGAPAALGFYAINGWLLGLGRTRLALGVQAVMNGVNIGLDLLFVGALGMGARGVGLGTTLAEWSALVGGILAIALVLGPNWRGQLRAIGRARLFDMTALRRLIVVNADIMVRTLALLAIFTWFTRSAAALGPVPLAANHVLMQMVSISAFVLDGFAFTAEARVGAAIGARSRATLLRAIRLTGEFSLAGGLLFSLAILALGGDAIAFLTHDAAIRALAHAMLPYCAAVPLVGVASWLLDGIFIGAIAGATLRNAAVVALGLYLLTDFALKPLGDAGIWLALLASYAYRALALGVAVPALLRRSL; encoded by the coding sequence TTGGCTGACGAGAGGCCCATCACCAGAGGCGCGATTTTCGCGCAGGCCTGGCCGATCATTCTGGGGCAGGCGTTGGTGCCGCTGGTCAGCGTGGTCGATGTCGCGGTGATCGGTCGGCTCAGCGACGGGCGCAATCTGGGCGGGGTGGCGCTGGGCACGACGATCCTCAATCTGGTGTTCTGGAGCTTCGGCTTTCTGCGCATGGGCGTCACCGGCATCACGGCGCAGGCCAAGGGTGCGCGCGAGGATGGGGAGGTTTGCGCGACCATCCTGCGCTCTCTGGCGCTTGGGCTGGGGCTGGGGGCCATGCTGCTGGCGCTCTCGCCGGTGATCGTGCCGGTCGGTCTTCATCTGATGGCGGCGCCTGCGGGCGTGGAGGGGGCTGCGCGCGATTTTCTGACCATGCGGTTTTGGGGCGCGCCGGCGGCTCTGGGCTTCTATGCGATCAATGGCTGGCTGCTGGGCCTTGGCCGGACGCGACTGGCGCTGGGCGTGCAGGCGGTGATGAACGGGGTGAACATCGGCCTCGATCTGCTCTTTGTCGGCGCGCTGGGCATGGGCGCGCGGGGCGTGGGGCTGGGCACGACACTGGCCGAATGGAGCGCCTTGGTGGGCGGCATTCTGGCCATCGCGCTGGTGCTGGGGCCGAACTGGCGCGGGCAATTGCGGGCCATCGGACGGGCGCGGCTGTTCGATATGACGGCCTTGCGGCGGCTGATCGTGGTCAATGCCGATATTATGGTGCGCACGCTGGCCCTGCTGGCGATCTTCACATGGTTCACCCGATCCGCCGCCGCGCTGGGGCCGGTGCCGCTGGCGGCCAATCATGTGCTGATGCAGATGGTCAGCATCAGCGCCTTCGTCCTCGATGGTTTCGCCTTTACCGCCGAGGCGCGGGTGGGAGCGGCCATCGGGGCGCGTTCGCGCGCCACGCTGCTGCGCGCGATTCGCCTGACGGGCGAGTTTTCTCTGGCGGGTGGGCTGTTGTTTTCGCTGGCCATTCTGGCGCTTGGCGGCGATGCCATCGCCTTTCTCACCCATGATGCGGCGATCCGGGCGCTGGCCCATGCGATGCTGCCCTATTGCGCGGCGGTTCCTCTGGTGGGGGTGGCCAGTTGGCTGCTGGACGGCATTTTCATCGGCGCGATTGCCGGGGCAACTTTGCGCAATGCCGCGGTGGTGGCGCTTGGCCTTTATCTGCTCACCGATTTTGCGCTGAAGCCGCTGGGCGATGCGGGGATCTGGCTCGCGCTTCTGGCCAGCTATGCCTATCGGGCGTTGGCGCTGGGCGTCGCGGTGCCCGCGCTGCTGCGGCGCAGTCTATAA
- a CDS encoding hydrolase, whose product MTPTERAVVEQAMAAPMLNQVLRWAAINSGSGNLAGLASMAGELADACAPLPGQIALLDPAPVTRIDAQGNEREVAHGRNLLLTVRPQAPVQILLTGHMDTVFDTDHPFQTCQWLSPDVLNGPGVADMKGGLAVMIAALRAFETSPEREKLGYQVVFNSDEEVGSPGSAALLARAAAGKLAALTYEPSALPDGTLAGARPGSGNFSLVVTGRSAHAGRNPQDGRNAVVAAADLALRLTGLARPGLSVNCARIEGGGPNNVVPDHAVLRVNIRPRRPQDQDQACGAMDRIMAQVASAHDLHIHRHGGFARPPKPITTQGQRLLELVRDCGRMLGQEIGWQDSGGVCDGNNIAACGVPVVDTMGVRGGAIHSAQEYLITESLGERAALSALLLCRLAREGV is encoded by the coding sequence ATGACGCCGACCGAACGGGCCGTTGTTGAACAGGCCATGGCCGCGCCCATGCTCAATCAGGTCCTGCGCTGGGCCGCGATCAACAGCGGCAGCGGCAATCTGGCCGGGCTGGCCAGCATGGCGGGCGAGTTGGCCGATGCCTGCGCCCCCTTGCCCGGACAGATCGCGTTGCTCGATCCCGCGCCGGTGACGCGGATCGATGCGCAGGGGAACGAACGCGAGGTGGCCCATGGCCGCAACCTGCTGCTGACCGTGCGCCCGCAGGCTCCGGTGCAGATCCTGCTGACCGGGCATATGGACACGGTGTTCGATACGGATCATCCGTTTCAGACCTGCCAATGGCTCTCGCCTGACGTGCTCAATGGGCCGGGCGTGGCGGATATGAAGGGCGGCCTTGCGGTAATGATCGCCGCCCTGCGCGCCTTTGAAACCTCACCAGAACGCGAGAAACTGGGCTATCAGGTGGTGTTCAACAGCGATGAGGAGGTCGGCTCGCCCGGATCGGCGGCGCTGCTGGCGCGGGCGGCGGCGGGCAAGCTGGCGGCCTTGACCTATGAACCCTCGGCCCTGCCCGACGGCACTTTGGCCGGGGCGCGGCCGGGCAGCGGTAACTTTTCGTTGGTGGTAACCGGGCGCAGCGCCCATGCCGGACGCAATCCGCAGGATGGGCGCAATGCGGTGGTCGCAGCGGCCGATCTGGCGCTGCGGCTGACGGGGCTGGCGCGGCCGGGCCTGTCGGTCAATTGCGCGCGCATCGAGGGAGGCGGGCCGAACAATGTCGTGCCCGATCATGCCGTGCTGCGCGTCAACATCCGCCCGCGCAGGCCGCAGGATCAGGATCAGGCCTGCGGGGCAATGGACCGCATCATGGCGCAGGTGGCCTCCGCGCATGATCTGCACATCCACCGCCACGGCGGCTTTGCCCGGCCTCCCAAGCCGATCACCACGCAGGGCCAAAGGCTGCTCGAACTGGTGCGCGATTGCGGGCGGATGCTGGGGCAGGAGATTGGCTGGCAGGACAGCGGCGGGGTTTGCGATGGCAACAATATCGCCGCCTGCGGGGTGCCGGTGGTCGATACGATGGGCGTGCGCGGGGGTGCGATCCATTCGGCGCAGGAATATCTGATCACCGAAAGTCTGGGTGAACGCGCTGCTCTGAGCGCTCTGCTGCTCTGCCGCCTTGCGCGCGAGGGCGTCTAG
- the astD gene encoding succinylglutamate-semialdehyde dehydrogenase — protein MTLQSFDPASGEIVWEGAVDGPAQCHAALERARAAAPHWARIPLEERLAAARRFAALLKEGLEPFARLISRETGKQLWESRGEVNAMIGKVEISIAAQAERAGMREQAMPFGRSVLRHRPHGVMAVLGPYNFPGHLPNGHIVPALIAGNVVVFKPSEETPAVGAHMAALWAEAGLPDGVFQIVQGRRETGAALIAGDIDGLLFTGSAQAGRAFRHAFADRPHVILALELGGNNPLVAWDGDPEAAASLVSHSAFITTGQRCSCARRLILPMGAEGDRMLDAVLAQAAMLPVGAWDEGEGFMGPLISAQAADRARGAVEALAAAGARILLPPASPRGDNRAFMGAAVLDVTGIAAPDEEIFAPVLQVIRVKDFDAAMAAANDTAFGLSAGLIAQDPALWDRFSAEIRAGVVNWNRPTTGAASAMPFGGLGESGNHRPSAAYAADYCAYPAASFEAPRIEGLPIPGMTP, from the coding sequence ATGACCTTGCAATCGTTCGATCCGGCCAGCGGAGAGATTGTCTGGGAAGGGGCGGTCGATGGCCCTGCGCAGTGCCATGCCGCGCTGGAGCGCGCCCGCGCCGCCGCGCCGCACTGGGCGCGCATCCCGCTCGAGGAGCGTCTGGCCGCCGCCCGCCGCTTTGCCGCCTTGCTCAAAGAAGGACTGGAGCCTTTCGCCCGCCTCATCTCGCGCGAGACGGGCAAACAATTGTGGGAGAGCCGGGGCGAGGTCAATGCCATGATCGGCAAGGTCGAAATCTCCATCGCCGCGCAGGCCGAAAGGGCCGGAATGCGCGAACAGGCGATGCCCTTTGGCCGGTCCGTCCTGCGCCATCGCCCGCATGGGGTGATGGCGGTGCTGGGGCCGTATAATTTCCCCGGTCATCTGCCCAATGGCCATATCGTGCCCGCGCTGATCGCGGGCAATGTGGTGGTGTTCAAACCATCGGAAGAAACCCCGGCGGTGGGCGCGCATATGGCGGCGCTCTGGGCAGAGGCGGGCCTGCCCGATGGCGTGTTCCAGATCGTCCAGGGGCGGCGCGAGACAGGCGCGGCGCTGATTGCGGGCGATATTGACGGGCTGCTCTTTACAGGTTCGGCGCAGGCAGGCCGCGCCTTCCGTCATGCCTTTGCCGACCGGCCCCATGTCATTCTGGCGCTCGAACTGGGCGGCAACAATCCGCTGGTGGCATGGGACGGCGATCCTGAAGCCGCCGCCTCGCTGGTCAGCCATTCGGCCTTTATCACCACCGGTCAGCGCTGCTCCTGCGCCCGCCGCCTGATCCTGCCGATGGGAGCAGAAGGCGACCGGATGCTCGACGCCGTGCTGGCGCAGGCCGCGATGCTGCCCGTGGGCGCGTGGGACGAGGGCGAGGGCTTTATGGGCCCTCTGATTTCCGCGCAGGCGGCGGACCGGGCGCGGGGGGCGGTTGAGGCTTTGGCCGCAGCAGGCGCTCGCATCTTGCTGCCCCCGGCCTCGCCACGCGGGGATAATCGCGCCTTCATGGGCGCTGCCGTGCTCGACGTGACCGGGATCGCGGCGCCTGATGAGGAGATATTTGCGCCCGTTTTGCAGGTCATCCGGGTGAAGGATTTCGATGCCGCGATGGCCGCGGCCAATGACACCGCCTTTGGCCTCTCGGCGGGGCTGATTGCGCAGGACCCGGCGCTGTGGGACCGATTCAGCGCCGAAATCCGCGCAGGCGTGGTCAATTGGAACCGGCCGACCACCGGGGCGGCCTCGGCCATGCCCTTTGGTGGATTGGGCGAATCGGGCAACCACCGCCCCAGCGCCGCCTATGCCGCCGACTATTGCGCCTATCCCGCCGCCAGTTTCGAGGCCCCGCGCATCGAGGGCCTTCCCATTCCGGGCATGACGCCATGA
- the phhA gene encoding phenylalanine 4-monooxygenase, with the protein MTHYTTVRPPQAAPDWTIPQDWESYSADEHAMWDHLFERQTRLLPGRVAPAFLEGLDILRLSKPGIPDFAELNARLMDATGWQVVAVPGLVPDAAFFDHLANRRFVAGRFIRTPEQIDYLEEPDIFHDVFGHVPLLANPVFADYMEAYGRGGQRAGELGAIERLARLYWYTVEFGLLRGANGLQIYGAGIVSSFSESVFALDDPSPNRIAFDLRRVMRTLYRIDDFQQTYFVIDSFEDLLRQTVENDFAPLYRALLGAQDIGAAEIVDSDRLDHRGTQAYAHAKALSAGKHSA; encoded by the coding sequence ATGACGCACTATACCACCGTCAGACCCCCGCAGGCCGCCCCGGACTGGACCATTCCGCAGGATTGGGAAAGCTACAGCGCGGACGAACATGCCATGTGGGACCATCTGTTCGAGCGCCAGACGCGGCTGCTGCCGGGGCGGGTGGCGCCGGCCTTTCTCGAAGGGCTGGACATTCTGCGTCTGTCGAAACCGGGCATTCCCGATTTTGCCGAACTCAACGCCCGGTTGATGGATGCAACCGGATGGCAGGTGGTGGCGGTGCCGGGGTTGGTGCCCGATGCGGCGTTTTTCGACCATCTGGCCAACCGGCGTTTCGTGGCCGGGCGCTTTATCCGCACGCCCGAACAGATCGACTATCTGGAAGAGCCCGATATTTTCCACGATGTCTTTGGCCATGTCCCCCTGCTCGCCAACCCCGTCTTTGCCGATTACATGGAGGCCTATGGCCGGGGCGGGCAAAGGGCCGGAGAACTCGGCGCGATTGAGAGGTTGGCGCGGCTCTATTGGTACACGGTGGAATTCGGGCTGCTGCGCGGGGCAAACGGGCTGCAAATCTATGGCGCGGGCATCGTTTCCTCCTTCAGCGAGTCGGTCTTTGCCCTTGATGATCCCTCCCCCAACCGGATTGCGTTCGATCTGCGACGCGTGATGCGCACGCTTTACCGCATCGATGATTTCCAGCAGACCTATTTCGTGATCGACAGTTTCGAGGACCTGTTGCGCCAGACCGTCGAGAATGATTTCGCCCCGCTCTATCGCGCCTTGCTGGGGGCACAGGATATTGGCGCGGCCGAAATTGTGGACAGCGACCGGCTCGACCATCGCGGCACGCAGGCCTATGCCCATGCCAAAGCCCTTTCAGCCGGAAAGCACAGCGCATGA
- a CDS encoding arginine N-succinyltransferase: MIAPRPDRPFIRMARMEDLDALFALAGLSGGGMTNLPQDRDALRERLSWSERSLAAPITAPEDEFYMLVLEDGAGRVIGTASIFSRVGAHWPFYSYKVARVTHVSRGLDRMFSTHVLHLVNDFDGASEVAGLLLHPDARAHGLGAMLARSRFLFIAQHRERFGDQVVAELRGWMDGRTSPFWDAVAGPFFGGDMLEADLFNAMHGNQFIADLMPRYPIYTSMLPASAREAIGRPHEGSAPAYRLLLAEDFLDDGYCDIFDAGPTVHARTDHIRTIRECEVIDPNIPLRATKEPHRLIAAGLLRDFRVWKEE, from the coding sequence ATGATCGCCCCCCGTCCCGATCGGCCCTTCATCCGCATGGCCCGGATGGAGGATCTTGACGCCCTGTTCGCGCTGGCGGGCCTGTCGGGCGGGGGCATGACCAATCTGCCGCAGGATCGCGATGCCCTGCGCGAACGCCTGTCGTGGAGCGAACGCTCGCTGGCCGCGCCCATCACCGCGCCGGAAGATGAATTCTACATGCTGGTGCTGGAGGATGGCGCGGGCCGCGTCATCGGCACGGCCAGCATCTTTTCGCGCGTGGGGGCGCATTGGCCGTTCTACAGCTACAAGGTGGCCCGCGTCACCCATGTCTCGCGCGGACTGGACCGGATGTTTTCGACCCATGTCCTCCATCTGGTCAATGATTTCGACGGGGCGAGCGAGGTGGCGGGCCTGCTGCTGCATCCCGATGCCCGCGCGCATGGACTGGGCGCGATGCTGGCGCGCAGCCGCTTCCTTTTCATCGCCCAGCACCGCGAGCGTTTCGGCGATCAGGTGGTGGCCGAATTGCGCGGCTGGATGGACGGGCGCACCAGCCCCTTCTGGGATGCTGTGGCGGGGCCGTTCTTCGGCGGCGACATGCTGGAGGCGGACCTGTTCAATGCCATGCATGGCAATCAGTTCATCGCCGATCTGATGCCGCGCTATCCGATCTATACCTCGATGCTGCCCGCCTCCGCGCGCGAGGCGATCGGACGCCCGCATGAAGGCTCCGCCCCCGCCTATCGCCTGCTGCTGGCCGAGGATTTCCTCGACGACGGCTATTGCGACATTTTCGATGCCGGCCCCACCGTCCATGCCCGCACCGACCATATACGCACCATCCGCGAATGCGAAGTGATCGACCCGAACATACCCCTGCGCGCTACAAAGGAGCCTCACCGCCTGATCGCGGCGGGCCTTTTGCGCGATTTCCGCGTGTGGAAGGAGGAGTGA
- a CDS encoding VOC family protein: MTTGFVDASAIRDRFCAALSAMYRAEVPLYGDLLAIVAQVNAQAGEAAPARVEIERHGAIRVGTAAELAMMGRAFAVMGMEPVGYYDLAPAGVPVHSTAFRPVAEEALARNPFRVFCSLLRLELIADPALREEAAALLAARQIFRPETLALIARHEAQGALDEAQADAFVAGLLETFRWHEDTLVDRATYDRLLASHRLVADVVAFRGPHINHLTPRTLDIDAAQAAMLARGIEAKEVIEGPPPRAIPILLRQTSFKALSESVRFAGEEGTPGRHTARFGEIEQRGAALTPKGRALYDRLLAQAQGGPADMPYEQRLARAFANFPDDMEALVDQDLIYTRRVTAPDGSVTLEPLTYEDFLPVSAAGIFQSNLGAQHHDAYGEQGAQAEFEAALGRAVLDPFALYAAMADRP; the protein is encoded by the coding sequence ATGACCACCGGCTTTGTCGATGCCAGCGCTATTCGCGACCGCTTCTGCGCGGCGCTTTCCGCCATGTATCGCGCCGAGGTTCCGCTCTATGGCGATCTTCTGGCCATTGTGGCGCAGGTCAATGCGCAGGCAGGCGAGGCGGCGCCAGCGCGGGTGGAAATCGAAAGGCATGGCGCGATCCGCGTCGGCACCGCCGCCGAACTGGCGATGATGGGCCGGGCCTTTGCCGTCATGGGCATGGAGCCGGTGGGCTATTACGATCTGGCCCCCGCCGGGGTGCCGGTGCATTCGACCGCTTTCCGTCCGGTTGCCGAGGAGGCGCTGGCGCGCAATCCGTTCCGTGTGTTCTGCTCGCTGCTGCGCCTTGAACTGATTGCCGACCCCGCGCTGCGGGAGGAGGCAGCGGCCTTGCTGGCGGCGCGGCAGATCTTCCGCCCCGAAACACTGGCGCTGATCGCGCGGCATGAGGCGCAGGGCGCGCTGGACGAGGCGCAGGCCGATGCCTTTGTCGCGGGCCTACTCGAAACCTTCCGCTGGCATGAGGATACGCTGGTGGATCGCGCCACTTATGATCGCCTGCTGGCCAGCCATCGGCTGGTGGCCGATGTGGTGGCTTTTCGCGGGCCGCATATCAACCATCTGACCCCGCGCACGCTGGATATTGACGCGGCGCAGGCGGCGATGCTGGCGCGCGGGATCGAGGCCAAGGAGGTGATCGAAGGCCCGCCGCCGCGTGCCATCCCCATCCTGCTGCGCCAGACCAGCTTCAAGGCGCTGAGCGAAAGCGTGCGCTTTGCCGGGGAGGAAGGTACGCCCGGCCGCCATACCGCGCGCTTTGGCGAAATCGAGCAACGCGGCGCAGCGCTCACCCCCAAGGGGCGGGCGCTCTATGACCGCCTGCTGGCACAGGCGCAGGGCGGACCGGCCGACATGCCTTATGAGCAAAGGCTGGCGCGGGCCTTTGCGAATTTTCCCGACGACATGGAGGCGTTGGTCGATCAGGATCTGATCTACACCCGCCGCGTGACGGCGCCCGATGGCTCGGTCACGCTGGAGCCTTTGACCTATGAGGATTTTCTGCCGGTCAGCGCGGCGGGCATTTTCCAATCCAATCTGGGCGCGCAGCACCATGATGCCTATGGCGAACAGGGCGCGCAGGCCGAATTCGAGGCGGCGCTGGGGCGGGCGGTGCTCGATCCTTTCGCGCTTTATGCCGCGATGGCGGATCGGCCCTAG
- a CDS encoding Lrp/AsnC family transcriptional regulator — MEGLFVKQEYRLDPTDLRIVNALQQDGALSHAELGERVGTSAASCWRRIKALEAAGILTATVRLVDPHKIGRGVNVFCNIRVRHHAQEGRRPFEEFVRARPEVVECFSMSGEWDYLLRIVVADVADYETFLMHTLLEHPAVGAASSHFALSMTKYTTALPVG; from the coding sequence ATGGAGGGGTTATTCGTGAAACAGGAATATCGCCTCGATCCCACCGATCTGCGAATCGTCAACGCGCTGCAACAGGATGGCGCGCTCAGCCATGCCGAACTGGGCGAGCGCGTCGGCACCTCGGCGGCCTCATGCTGGCGCCGGATCAAGGCGCTGGAGGCGGCGGGCATCCTGACCGCGACGGTACGGCTGGTCGATCCGCACAAGATCGGGCGCGGGGTCAATGTGTTCTGCAACATTCGCGTGCGCCATCATGCGCAGGAAGGGCGCAGACCCTTTGAGGAATTCGTGCGCGCCCGGCCCGAGGTGGTCGAATGTTTCTCCATGTCGGGCGAGTGGGATTATCTGCTGCGCATTGTCGTGGCCGATGTGGCCGATTACGAGACTTTTCTGATGCATACCTTGCTCGAACATCCGGCCGTGGGGGCGGCATCCTCGCATTTCGCGCTCTCGATGACGAAATATACCACGGCGCTTCCCGTTGGCTGA
- a CDS encoding LysR substrate-binding domain-containing protein, whose amino-acid sequence MRKIPPLAAVRVFEAAARHENFTAAARELGMTQAAVSHQIRLIETYLGQQLFRRERQRVILTDGARRVASRIGKGLDMIEAGFAEMRVDDDSTLTISTTPTFANAWLAWRIGRFQMRYPDMAVRLLMQEGLADLSGDGVDVAVRLGHGSWPDLAAHRLIEHDFTPMCSPGFLAGQGGHIRPEDLLRLPLISPHDPSWTCWLRQAGLMQPGEVALQGVRMDSQANEGHAAMAGQGVAMLTPFFWHQDMSDRRLVQLFPQVSSLGAAYWIVYPEHRRRTPKIRRFREWLLAEIGVGAKPVQA is encoded by the coding sequence ATGCGCAAGATCCCCCCTCTGGCCGCGGTCCGCGTGTTCGAAGCGGCCGCGCGGCATGAAAATTTCACCGCCGCCGCGCGCGAACTGGGCATGACGCAGGCCGCCGTCAGCCATCAGATCCGCCTGATCGAAACCTATCTGGGCCAGCAACTGTTCCGGCGAGAGCGACAGCGCGTGATCCTGACCGATGGGGCGCGGCGCGTGGCCTCGCGGATCGGCAAGGGGCTGGACATGATCGAGGCCGGTTTTGCCGAAATGCGCGTCGATGACGACAGCACGCTGACTATTTCGACCACGCCCACCTTTGCCAATGCATGGCTGGCATGGCGGATCGGGCGGTTTCAGATGCGCTATCCCGATATGGCTGTCCGCCTGCTGATGCAGGAAGGGCTGGCCGATCTGTCGGGCGACGGGGTGGATGTGGCGGTGCGGCTGGGGCATGGGTCATGGCCCGATCTTGCCGCGCACCGTCTGATCGAGCACGATTTTACGCCCATGTGCAGCCCCGGTTTTCTGGCCGGTCAGGGCGGGCATATCCGGCCTGAGGATCTGCTGCGCCTGCCGCTGATCAGTCCGCATGATCCCTCATGGACCTGCTGGCTCCGGCAGGCCGGGCTGATGCAACCGGGCGAGGTCGCTTTGCAGGGCGTCCGCATGGATTCGCAGGCGAATGAGGGCCATGCCGCGATGGCCGGACAGGGCGTGGCCATGCTGACCCCGTTTTTCTGGCATCAGGACATGTCGGACCGCCGATTGGTGCAACTCTTCCCGCAGGTGTCCAGTCTGGGCGCGGCTTATTGGATCGTCTATCCCGAACATCGCCGCCGAACGCCCAAAATCCGCCGGTTCCGCGAATGGCTGCTGGCCGAAATCGGGGTGGGTGCCAAGCCTGTGCAAGCCTGA